One window from the genome of Bacteroidota bacterium encodes:
- a CDS encoding phosphoribosyltransferase encodes MPNSKTLILDARQIQQRINRIAYQIYENNYQEKELIIAGITKNGYTLAERISEKVKEISSIKVTLAEIIVNKKNPLSENVKVNLHEKELKDKVIIVVDDVLESGRTMMYSMDPFLKYSVKRLTTVVLVDRAHHSYPVKADYVGISLATTMQEHISVELNGGKNDAVYLM; translated from the coding sequence ATGCCAAATAGTAAAACACTTATTCTTGATGCGCGACAAATTCAGCAGCGTATTAACAGAATCGCTTATCAGATTTACGAAAATAATTATCAAGAGAAAGAACTCATTATAGCAGGAATTACAAAGAACGGTTATACATTGGCAGAAAGAATTTCAGAAAAAGTAAAAGAAATTTCCTCCATCAAAGTAACGCTGGCTGAAATCATCGTGAATAAAAAAAATCCTCTTTCCGAAAATGTGAAAGTGAACTTGCATGAAAAAGAGTTGAAAGATAAAGTGATTATTGTGGTAGATGATGTATTGGAGTCTGGAAGAACTATGATGTATAGCATGGATCCTTTCCTCAAATATTCTGTGAAGCGACTCACTACTGTTGTGCTTGTTGACCGCGCTCACCATTCCTATCCTGTGAAAGCTGATTATGTCGGCATCTCTCTTGCCACCACTATGCAGGAACACATTTCCGTTGAACTGAATGGCGGGAAAAACGATGCTGTGTACCTGATGTGA
- a CDS encoding tetratricopeptide repeat protein, whose amino-acid sequence MKQKQKQKNKFPLTPVNKGNKHPSSTDTKRRLTLALIIGIFGILLYSNTLSNGYVLDDFSAIKENNIVRQGIHSIPEIFKTSYRQGYLSIKDGLYRPLSLATYAIEWNYFPDKPGVSHFVNIILYGITGMMLFFFLCRLSPFGGNFGGGNELFAFITSLLFIAHPLHVEVVANIKSRDEMLCFLFVICSFIFVFRFIENRKKKFLAYSLLTYFLSLFSKETSITFLALLPLAVHFFTPASIRKNVSITSFFVGTAVIYLLIRHSVLQGFSDTGVSMADNIIAGTKTFSTHIGTSFYILGLYIMKLISPHPLSYDYSFNQIPIVDMGNVLSIISLLFYLAIGSYSAFILFKSFKENHESGGRNQELKCISFGILFFLITIFIFSNLVLIIGTSMGDRLMYFPSLGFCICIAVLYIKYFMKDNPKLEVGNWKLYPLAVVLILFSYKTYSRNPDWKDNYTLYSHDVNIIPNSVKAHYYLGLELVKVIANAEPDAEKKKKIYEEGIAELEKAVKIHPTFASAYTQMGVAYYRMKNYEKAIVNYNKAAELSPSDAITLNNIGTVYFEWGKYSEAKEKFQQAVQIDPRFIDANMNLGSVLGTIKDFNGAIVSFQNAIKYAPDNARAYFFIAITYQNMGDKVNADKYFQIAQQMDPKLKKQ is encoded by the coding sequence ATGAAACAAAAGCAGAAACAAAAAAATAAATTCCCGCTGACGCCTGTTAATAAAGGGAATAAACATCCATCTTCTACAGACACAAAACGCAGATTGACACTTGCACTCATCATTGGCATTTTCGGAATTCTTCTTTATTCAAACACTCTTTCCAATGGGTATGTGCTGGATGATTTTTCTGCGATAAAAGAAAACAATATTGTAAGGCAGGGCATTCACTCCATTCCTGAAATTTTCAAAACCTCTTATCGGCAGGGCTACCTTTCAATTAAAGATGGATTATACCGCCCGCTCTCGCTCGCCACCTATGCGATTGAATGGAATTATTTTCCTGACAAACCTGGTGTTAGCCATTTTGTAAATATTATTTTGTATGGAATTACGGGAATGATGTTATTTTTTTTCCTCTGTCGCTTATCCCCTTTTGGAGGGAACTTTGGGGGAGGAAATGAATTATTCGCATTCATCACCTCCCTCTTGTTTATCGCTCATCCATTGCATGTGGAAGTAGTAGCAAACATCAAAAGCCGTGATGAAATGCTTTGTTTCCTTTTTGTTATTTGCAGTTTTATTTTTGTTTTTCGATTTATCGAAAACAGAAAGAAAAAATTTCTTGCTTATAGTCTGCTGACCTATTTTCTTTCGCTCTTTTCCAAAGAAACCTCCATCACATTTCTCGCTTTGCTTCCATTGGCTGTGCATTTTTTCACACCTGCTTCTATAAGAAAAAATGTTTCTATTACTTCCTTTTTTGTCGGAACTGCAGTCATATATCTCCTCATCAGGCATTCTGTTCTTCAGGGATTTTCCGATACAGGCGTTTCCATGGCGGATAATATTATTGCAGGAACAAAAACTTTCAGCACACATATAGGAACCTCATTTTATATTCTTGGTTTGTATATTATGAAATTAATTTCCCCTCACCCGCTTTCCTATGATTATTCTTTCAATCAGATTCCGATTGTTGATATGGGAAATGTCTTGTCAATAATTTCATTGCTGTTTTATCTGGCGATAGGAAGTTATTCTGCATTTATTCTTTTCAAGTCCTTCAAAGAAAATCATGAATCAGGAGGCAGGAATCAGGAATTAAAATGCATTTCTTTCGGAATATTATTTTTCCTGATTACTATTTTTATTTTTTCGAATCTTGTTCTCATTATTGGAACATCCATGGGTGACCGACTGATGTATTTTCCTTCGCTTGGCTTCTGTATTTGCATAGCGGTGCTTTATATAAAATATTTCATGAAGGATAATCCAAAACTGGAAGTTGGAAACTGGAAATTATATCCGCTTGCTGTTGTGCTGATTCTTTTTTCTTATAAAACCTATTCGCGTAATCCCGACTGGAAAGATAATTACACTCTTTATTCGCACGATGTGAATATTATCCCAAATAGCGTAAAGGCACATTATTATCTTGGGTTGGAACTTGTGAAAGTTATCGCAAATGCTGAACCTGATGCTGAGAAAAAGAAAAAGATTTATGAAGAAGGAATTGCTGAGCTGGAAAAAGCGGTTAAGATTCATCCTACTTTCGCCAGTGCTTATACGCAAATGGGCGTTGCATATTACAGAATGAAAAATTATGAGAAGGCAATAGTGAATTATAATAAAGCCGCTGAACTAAGTCCTTCGGATGCTATTACGTTAAACAATATTGGCACGGTGTATTTCGAATGGGGCAAATACTCTGAAGCAAAAGAAAAATTTCAACAGGCAGTGCAGATAGATCCGCGCTTTATTGATGCCAACATGAATTTAGGAAGTGTTCTGGGAACTATAAAAGATTTCAATGGAGCGATTGTAAGTTTTCAAAATGCTATTAAATATGCGCCCGATAATGCAAGAGCGTATTTTTTTATTGCCATCACCTATCAGAATATGGGAGATAAAGTAAATGCAGATAAGTATTTTCAGATTGCCCAGCAGATGGATCCTAAACTGAAAAAGCAGTAA
- a CDS encoding tetratricopeptide repeat protein, translated as MNFFKKIRLFATCFLPSAICLLSSCSQKKNTFTSRTYHNLTAHYNGLYWANVSLDEGIFNLEKAHKDDYSKILPVFKYADDKAAKANYPQFDKAIEKINKVIQYHSMLIKGKEHNRWIDENYMTLGKAHFYKRDYYAAVTVFEYVVKIFSENPVKYDAFLWLVRSYNQMNSVIKTGPILDLLKHDKNLPKRLRDDYQSVLSDYYVRTEQYKKAEEALAKAVELTKKKTIRGRYLYILAQLYEDEGDLKKATDYYSGAAKLHPSYEIEFNARLAKARTFQVDKGADTKELKRELQRMLKDEKNKEYLDQVYYALGDISYRENDIPSALAYFKLSAQSSMANTRQKGVSYLHIADIYFDRKEYKPAQSYYDSTMAFLPKDYKNYEQIKNKKESLTAMIKNISIISREDSLLKVSAMDTAQIGKLIDGIIAKLIEEEEKKKQEQEAKGNTSNSTSLTNDNNPWQSGNSSGTWYFYNTNTVSFGFAEFFKKWGNRTLEDNWRRSSKETIMAEEQVDTAKEDTAVKGKIADNKTQAYYIKNIPFDEDQKVKSRLKIIDAYYILGGIYKEDLQNNPKSAETFEELLKRYPDNKYTLNLYYQLYRIYLAENNQGRANYYKDKILNEHPDSEYAKIIRNPDYQKALLASKNEIEKFYGETFYAYHQAQYGEVIAMVNKADSFYSSSDLMPKFALLRAYSIGRTHGEDDYEKALQGVIAKYPKDDAKAKAQELLDYMKKLKEAPVDSAALKDTIKYMSPYTFKDSSEHQCIIIISAKKINISDFEIRISNFNSEYFRLSDLSTSHALMDMEHQIVSVKTFSTAGKAKDYFDLINQDSKVFKDISPEDYQIFPISSDNYVVFYQLKNINEYRKFFSDNYYKKEK; from the coding sequence AAAATACGACTCTTTGCCACTTGCTTTCTGCCATCAGCCATCTGCCTTCTATCCTCCTGCTCTCAAAAGAAAAACACATTCACCAGCCGCACTTATCATAATCTTACTGCACATTATAATGGTCTTTACTGGGCAAATGTAAGCTTGGATGAAGGAATTTTTAATCTCGAAAAAGCGCACAAAGACGATTACAGCAAAATACTACCGGTGTTCAAATATGCAGATGACAAAGCGGCAAAAGCAAACTATCCGCAGTTCGACAAGGCGATAGAAAAAATAAATAAAGTAATACAATATCATTCCATGCTCATCAAAGGGAAAGAGCATAACAGGTGGATTGACGAAAATTATATGACACTTGGCAAAGCTCACTTTTACAAGCGTGATTATTATGCCGCTGTAACTGTCTTTGAATATGTAGTGAAAATATTTTCTGAGAATCCTGTCAAGTATGATGCTTTTCTATGGCTGGTTCGCTCCTATAACCAGATGAACAGCGTGATAAAGACTGGTCCTATTCTCGATTTGCTGAAGCACGATAAAAATCTTCCCAAGCGTTTGCGCGATGACTATCAATCTGTGCTTTCAGATTATTATGTTCGAACTGAACAGTATAAAAAAGCAGAGGAAGCGCTCGCAAAAGCAGTTGAACTTACTAAAAAGAAAACTATTCGCGGAAGGTATTTATACATTCTCGCGCAACTTTATGAAGATGAAGGGGATTTGAAAAAAGCAACCGATTATTATTCCGGAGCAGCAAAACTTCATCCCTCCTATGAAATTGAATTCAATGCGCGGCTGGCAAAAGCAAGAACTTTTCAGGTTGATAAAGGAGCCGATACAAAAGAATTGAAAAGGGAATTGCAGAGGATGCTGAAGGATGAAAAAAACAAAGAATATCTTGATCAGGTTTATTATGCACTCGGAGATATTTCATACAGGGAAAATGATATTCCATCGGCTCTTGCCTATTTTAAATTATCAGCTCAGAGTAGCATGGCAAACACACGCCAGAAAGGAGTGAGCTATCTGCACATTGCTGATATTTATTTCGACCGGAAAGAATATAAACCTGCTCAATCGTATTATGACAGCACCATGGCTTTCTTGCCGAAAGATTATAAAAACTACGAGCAGATAAAAAATAAAAAAGAAAGTCTGACAGCGATGATAAAAAATATTTCCATCATTTCGCGCGAAGACAGCTTGCTGAAAGTTTCAGCAATGGATACTGCACAAATCGGAAAACTGATTGATGGAATTATTGCAAAACTAATTGAAGAAGAAGAAAAGAAAAAACAGGAGCAGGAAGCAAAAGGAAATACTTCAAACAGCACTTCTTTAACGAATGACAATAATCCTTGGCAGAGCGGAAATTCAAGCGGAACATGGTATTTTTACAACACCAACACGGTGAGTTTTGGTTTTGCTGAGTTTTTTAAAAAATGGGGCAACCGCACTTTGGAAGATAACTGGAGGAGAAGCAGCAAAGAAACCATTATGGCTGAAGAACAAGTTGACACTGCAAAAGAAGATACTGCTGTTAAAGGAAAAATTGCTGACAACAAAACACAAGCTTATTACATAAAGAATATTCCATTTGACGAAGATCAGAAAGTAAAATCACGCCTTAAAATCATTGATGCCTATTATATACTTGGAGGCATTTATAAAGAAGATTTGCAGAATAATCCAAAATCTGCCGAAACATTTGAAGAACTTCTCAAGCGTTATCCTGATAACAAGTACACATTGAACCTTTATTATCAATTATATCGCATTTATCTGGCAGAGAATAATCAAGGCAGAGCGAATTATTATAAAGACAAAATCCTGAATGAACATCCTGATTCAGAGTATGCGAAGATTATCAGGAACCCTGATTATCAGAAGGCGCTGCTTGCATCAAAAAATGAGATAGAAAAATTTTATGGAGAAACTTTTTATGCATATCATCAGGCGCAGTATGGAGAAGTGATTGCAATGGTGAACAAGGCAGATTCATTTTACAGCAGCAGCGATCTGATGCCTAAGTTTGCACTCTTACGTGCGTATTCTATTGGCAGAACACACGGTGAGGATGATTATGAAAAGGCACTGCAGGGAGTGATAGCGAAATATCCTAAGGATGATGCAAAAGCCAAGGCGCAGGAATTACTTGACTATATGAAAAAACTAAAAGAAGCTCCTGTGGATTCTGCTGCACTGAAAGACACAATCAAGTACATGTCTCCCTACACTTTCAAGGACAGTTCAGAACATCAATGTATCATAATTATTTCTGCAAAAAAAATTAATATCAGCGATTTCGAAATACGTATTTCAAATTTTAATTCAGAATATTTCCGTTTGTCAGATCTTTCTACAAGTCATGCACTGATGGATATGGAACATCAAATCGTGAGTGTGAAAACATTTTCCACTGCTGGAAAGGCGAAAGATTATTTTGACTTAATCAATCAGGATAGCAAAGTATTTAAAGATATTTCACCTGAAGATTACCAGATATTTCCCATATCGAGCGATAACTATGTGGTTTTTTACCAGCTGAAAAACATCAATGAGTATAGAAAATTCTTTTCCGATAATTATTATAAAAAGGAGAAATAA